In the genome of Leptospira kanakyensis, one region contains:
- a CDS encoding site-2 protease family protein has product MIIMIFGAVFMLAVSIFIHELGHLLCGKLVGVEARIFSLGYGKGIWKKRIGKTIYQITAIPIGGYVLFRGDDYSKNKKPRQGDLLSTPPLRRMIPVLGGPFANLVLGFVLLFILELSGDSPSSNRIFIEDANKVSSPAYTAGLRTGDQIVSINGKKTESFEDIFTNVSLTTGDPVSVSYKREEEVKTVQVVPNLYSAGGHPTIGVMPFGERRVVATFTYGEQLSHFMANLLDRDDKSSVYFQEKIEERKDEIPEELLKQREIQEREKSLRRRALSFLKDGDMILQVAGVDVHTVPELQTELGKHQGKTIPVVVERKTYPLLTPWATETVTIQIPVLGANVFEFWDIRHPKFSELGIPYFRLDSYDAEIENRLSNLKIEGKTFEKADAFSEYLKQSEGRKDIWIGNMKYSADVNLKPIGLLGFRASMKFEAEKLEKESTVYSSLVGASTKVYENVSTTLKGIGMLFSGLLSPKENLSGPIGIVQIAGISLEYGWVTYLDFVAKISLALMVMNLLPIPMADGGHIVLYAYEAITGRPLPRKAIEAIFRLGFFFLIGLGLYVSFNDVMRIF; this is encoded by the coding sequence ATGATCATCATGATATTCGGGGCCGTATTCATGTTAGCGGTTTCTATTTTTATCCATGAGTTGGGGCACCTCCTATGTGGAAAGTTAGTCGGAGTGGAAGCTCGGATTTTTTCTCTTGGTTATGGGAAAGGGATTTGGAAAAAAAGAATTGGGAAAACCATCTACCAAATCACAGCCATTCCCATTGGTGGTTATGTTCTTTTTCGTGGAGATGATTATTCTAAAAACAAAAAACCAAGGCAAGGAGATTTACTATCCACGCCGCCGCTTCGAAGAATGATTCCTGTTCTTGGTGGACCTTTCGCTAATTTGGTGTTAGGTTTTGTTTTATTGTTTATATTGGAACTTTCAGGTGATAGTCCTTCTTCCAATCGTATTTTTATCGAAGATGCCAACAAGGTTTCTAGTCCGGCTTATACAGCTGGGCTTCGAACCGGAGATCAAATTGTTTCCATCAATGGAAAAAAAACAGAAAGTTTTGAAGATATTTTCACTAATGTGAGTTTGACTACTGGTGATCCTGTTTCCGTTTCTTACAAACGGGAAGAAGAAGTAAAAACCGTACAAGTTGTACCTAATTTATATTCCGCTGGAGGACACCCCACCATTGGAGTGATGCCATTTGGAGAAAGACGAGTGGTGGCTACTTTTACTTATGGGGAACAACTCAGCCATTTTATGGCAAATCTCCTCGATCGTGATGACAAATCTTCTGTATACTTTCAGGAAAAAATCGAAGAAAGAAAAGATGAAATTCCGGAAGAACTTTTAAAACAAAGAGAGATCCAAGAACGAGAAAAATCCCTTCGCAGGCGTGCACTCTCCTTCCTAAAAGATGGGGATATGATTTTGCAAGTGGCTGGCGTAGATGTTCATACTGTGCCTGAATTACAAACAGAACTCGGAAAACACCAGGGAAAAACAATCCCTGTTGTTGTAGAAAGAAAAACGTATCCACTTCTTACACCTTGGGCGACTGAAACTGTAACCATTCAAATTCCTGTGTTAGGTGCCAATGTGTTTGAATTTTGGGATATCAGACATCCTAAATTTTCCGAACTAGGAATTCCATACTTCCGATTGGATAGTTATGATGCGGAAATTGAAAACCGTCTTTCTAACTTAAAAATTGAAGGCAAAACATTTGAAAAAGCGGATGCCTTTTCGGAATACCTAAAACAATCTGAAGGTAGGAAAGATATCTGGATTGGGAATATGAAATATTCTGCCGATGTCAATTTGAAACCGATTGGGCTTCTCGGATTTCGTGCTTCGATGAAATTTGAAGCAGAAAAGTTAGAAAAAGAATCTACTGTATACTCCTCGTTAGTGGGTGCGTCTACAAAAGTTTATGAAAATGTTTCCACTACTTTAAAAGGAATTGGAATGTTATTTTCTGGGCTTCTTTCTCCAAAAGAGAATCTTTCTGGGCCGATTGGGATTGTACAAATTGCGGGAATTAGTTTGGAATATGGTTGGGTGACATACCTCGACTTTGTTGCAAAAATTTCCCTCGCCCTTATGGTCATGAATTTATTACCGATTCCTATGGCAGATGGCGGACACATTGTACTGTATGCTTATGAGGCCATTACTGGTAGACCACTTCCGAGAAAAGCGATTGAAGCTATCTTTCGATTGGGGTTTTTCTTTCTCATTGGCCTTGGACTTTATGTTTCGTTCAATGATGTGATGCGTATTTTTTAA
- the dxr gene encoding 1-deoxy-D-xylulose-5-phosphate reductoisomerase has translation MVGVSVLGISGSVGSSTVKVLRQFRDSFSLHSFSVHSNLDLAKSLIEEFSPEVISITDSKLEGSLGSKYKSTTILYGEDSLSDLVRLPSVSVVVTAVVGARGVKPTIAAIEAGKKIAIANKETLVTFGPLINRLVAKHNTLMVPVDSEHNALFQLIEREKRSNIRAITLTASGGSFRTLPIEELEHVSVKQALNHPTWSMGPKITVDSAGLINKGLEVIEAHYLFGFSYDEIEVVIHPQSLTHGIIETMDGACLQYTSHPDMIYPIAHSLFYPTPTPKMLIERKPGTWKTLEFFPPDLSRYPGLRLAFQAGRAGGTAPCVFNAANEEAVALFLEEKISFTAIPKLIESALNKISNSFPNDLEGYLEKDRESRNYIQKEFQKGGVTI, from the coding sequence ATGGTTGGAGTATCCGTATTAGGAATTTCTGGTTCTGTTGGCTCTTCGACAGTGAAGGTGCTCCGCCAATTTAGAGATTCCTTTTCTTTACATAGTTTTTCGGTTCATTCCAATTTAGATCTTGCGAAATCACTCATCGAAGAATTTTCTCCCGAGGTGATTTCTATCACCGATTCAAAGTTAGAAGGTAGCCTCGGATCCAAATACAAATCCACAACCATTCTTTATGGTGAAGATTCGTTATCGGATTTGGTTCGCCTTCCCTCTGTATCTGTAGTAGTAACAGCCGTTGTTGGGGCAAGAGGGGTAAAACCTACCATTGCCGCCATTGAAGCGGGAAAAAAAATTGCCATTGCCAATAAAGAAACACTCGTGACCTTTGGGCCGCTCATCAATCGTTTGGTGGCAAAACACAATACCTTGATGGTTCCTGTGGATTCCGAACACAATGCACTCTTTCAGCTCATTGAAAGAGAAAAAAGATCCAATATTCGTGCCATCACACTCACGGCCTCGGGAGGAAGTTTTCGAACCCTTCCTATCGAAGAGTTGGAGCATGTATCCGTTAAACAGGCGCTAAACCATCCGACTTGGTCGATGGGGCCAAAAATCACTGTAGATTCTGCGGGACTGATCAACAAGGGTCTCGAGGTGATTGAGGCACATTATTTATTTGGATTTTCCTATGACGAAATTGAAGTGGTGATCCACCCGCAATCTCTCACCCACGGAATCATTGAAACCATGGACGGGGCTTGTTTGCAATACACAAGCCATCCAGATATGATTTATCCCATTGCTCATTCTTTGTTTTACCCAACACCAACACCAAAGATGCTCATTGAAAGAAAACCTGGGACATGGAAGACCTTGGAATTTTTTCCTCCTGATTTAAGTCGTTATCCGGGACTTCGTTTGGCTTTCCAAGCGGGAAGGGCAGGAGGAACGGCACCCTGTGTGTTTAACGCAGCCAATGAAGAAGCTGTTGCTTTGTTTTTAGAAGAAAAAATTTCTTTTACCGCCATTCCTAAGTTAATTGAGTCGGCGCTAAATAAAATTTCCAATTCCTTTCCTAATGATTTGGAAGGGTATTTAGAAAAAGATAGGGAATCTCGTAATTATATTCAAAAAGAATTTCAGAAAGGGGGAGTGACTATATGA
- a CDS encoding phosphatidate cytidylyltransferase, whose protein sequence is MSETTLRILSAIVLTFVYVFMIFHSSFYYLEFYAFGCITIYLGLKELYAFCRREDSKPFFGTGLIFSLLIFTVYYIQFLGLQFEVTPPAFVLELSKVLREGFHPIPFLLIALSLTVWILQILKRPLDGALFSASATILGPIYLAIPIGHFLLLLAFPFGAYYIFLVSVITFMSDAGAYFGGRWFGKHPAGLKISPKKTWEGYVTGNITAVLGVQILNFTWEHFSGVKLPIGVLESILVAFVVSVISVMGDLAESAMKRDAKIKDSGSLIPGHGGVLDLADALLFTVPVIYYYFLFKGILGYAV, encoded by the coding sequence ATGAGTGAGACAACACTCCGTATCCTATCTGCAATCGTACTCACTTTTGTATATGTGTTTATGATCTTCCATAGTTCCTTTTACTATTTGGAATTTTATGCCTTTGGTTGTATTACCATCTACTTGGGTTTAAAAGAATTGTATGCATTTTGCAGAAGAGAAGATTCCAAACCTTTTTTTGGAACTGGCCTTATCTTTTCCCTTTTGATATTTACTGTATACTACATTCAATTTTTAGGACTTCAATTTGAAGTCACTCCTCCAGCTTTTGTTTTAGAATTGTCTAAAGTTTTACGAGAAGGATTCCATCCGATTCCTTTTTTACTGATTGCTTTGTCTCTCACGGTTTGGATTTTACAAATTCTGAAACGCCCGTTAGATGGAGCATTGTTTTCGGCAAGCGCTACAATACTCGGTCCAATCTATTTAGCAATTCCCATCGGACATTTTTTACTCCTCCTCGCTTTCCCTTTTGGTGCTTATTATATCTTTTTAGTCTCTGTGATTACTTTTATGAGTGATGCGGGTGCTTATTTTGGTGGTCGTTGGTTTGGAAAACACCCTGCAGGACTCAAAATCTCTCCTAAAAAAACTTGGGAAGGTTACGTGACCGGAAATATCACTGCTGTGCTCGGTGTTCAAATTCTCAATTTTACTTGGGAACATTTTAGTGGTGTGAAGTTGCCGATTGGAGTTTTGGAATCGATCCTAGTTGCCTTTGTCGTGTCTGTCATTTCTGTGATGGGTGATTTGGCCGAGTCTGCCATGAAACGAGATGCTAAAATCAAAGATTCAGGGAGTTTGATTCCTGGCCATGGTGGGGTTTTAGATTTAGCAGATGCCCTTTTATTTACCGTTCCTGTGATTTATTATTATTTCCTATTTAAGGGAATTCTCGGTTACGCGGTCTGA
- a CDS encoding isoprenyl transferase — MKLNTIPAHIAVIMDGNGRWAESQGKKRTEGHREGANAIDRLLDVALEYKIPNISLYAFSTENWKRPITEIQAIFGLLVEFIETRLDTIHSKGIRIHHSGARNKLSKTVLTKIDHAMAVTKQNKKLTANFCLNYGGHEEILSNFSRIMAVRKSKKESLDKPISPKEFEKYLYTFPLPPVDLLIRTAGEQRISNFLLWQSAYAEMYFTNTLWPDFGRTSLEEALLFFDSRKRKFGGLL; from the coding sequence ATGAAGTTGAACACAATCCCTGCCCACATTGCTGTCATCATGGACGGAAATGGAAGGTGGGCGGAAAGCCAAGGGAAAAAAAGAACCGAAGGCCACAGAGAAGGGGCGAACGCAATCGATCGCCTTTTGGATGTGGCTTTGGAATACAAAATCCCCAATATCTCCCTTTACGCTTTTTCTACAGAAAACTGGAAACGCCCCATCACTGAAATCCAAGCCATCTTTGGTTTGTTAGTTGAGTTTATTGAAACCAGACTTGATACCATTCATTCCAAAGGAATTCGGATCCACCACAGTGGAGCAAGGAACAAACTTTCTAAAACAGTCCTCACCAAAATTGACCATGCGATGGCGGTCACAAAACAGAACAAAAAACTCACCGCCAACTTTTGTTTGAACTATGGTGGGCACGAAGAGATCCTCAGTAACTTTTCTCGGATCATGGCAGTGCGTAAGTCCAAAAAAGAATCTTTGGACAAACCCATTAGCCCCAAAGAATTTGAAAAATATTTGTATACATTCCCTTTGCCGCCGGTAGATTTATTGATCAGAACTGCGGGAGAACAAAGGATATCCAATTTTCTTTTGTGGCAGAGTGCCTATGCTGAAATGTATTTCACAAATACACTTTGGCCGGACTTTGGAAGAACCTCTTTGGAGGAAGCCCTTCTTTTTTTTGATTCCCGAAAACGTAAATTTGGTGGTTTGTTATGA
- the frr gene encoding ribosome recycling factor: MVDEIIKSMQSKMDKTVEALKKDFGTIRTGKASPMMVEDVRVDYYGTLTPLNQLGKIACPEPRMILITPFEKGMLKDIEKAIFAASLGLTPNNDGSSIRINIPELTGERRKELAKVVKQRAEEKKVAIRNIRRDANDELKKHQAEMSQDELKGYQDKIQKITDSYIAKLGDLEKEKEKEITTL; the protein is encoded by the coding sequence ATGGTAGATGAAATTATAAAATCCATGCAGTCCAAAATGGACAAAACGGTTGAGGCTTTGAAAAAAGACTTCGGTACCATACGTACGGGAAAAGCAAGTCCTATGATGGTAGAAGATGTAAGAGTGGACTATTACGGAACACTCACTCCGCTTAACCAACTTGGTAAAATTGCTTGTCCAGAACCTCGTATGATTCTCATCACTCCTTTTGAAAAAGGAATGTTGAAAGACATTGAAAAAGCAATTTTTGCAGCAAGTCTTGGGCTCACTCCAAACAATGATGGGTCTAGCATTCGTATCAATATACCTGAACTAACAGGGGAAAGACGAAAAGAGTTGGCAAAAGTGGTCAAACAAAGGGCCGAAGAAAAAAAAGTTGCCATTCGTAATATCCGCCGTGATGCCAATGATGAACTAAAAAAACACCAGGCAGAAATGTCCCAAGATGAACTCAAAGGCTACCAAGATAAAATCCAAAAAATTACGGATTCTTATATTGCCAAATTGGGAGATTTAGAAAAGGAAAAAGAAAAAGAGATCACCACTCTTTAA
- the pyrH gene encoding UMP kinase produces MGTSPRFKRILIKLSGEALAGEGELGIDTNKTFSLAGQIKEVHDLGLEVAVVVGGGNMIRGETLAKSGMERATADYMGMLGTIMNGLALQDACEKQGMFTRVLSAIEMKSVAEPYIRRRAVRHLEKNRVIIFAGGTGNPYFTTDTTASLRAVEVGCEVILKATKVDGVYTADPKKDPNAKRYLEVSFMESIKHRLKVMDSTALSLCMDNNMPIIVFDIFKAGNLRKLIDGEPIGTLISNSEEVILDGR; encoded by the coding sequence GTGGGAACTAGTCCGCGTTTCAAAAGAATTCTTATCAAACTCTCCGGCGAGGCTCTTGCCGGTGAGGGTGAACTTGGTATTGATACCAATAAAACATTTTCACTTGCCGGACAAATCAAAGAAGTTCATGACTTAGGTCTTGAAGTGGCTGTGGTTGTGGGTGGTGGAAATATGATCCGTGGAGAAACGTTAGCAAAGTCCGGAATGGAACGAGCTACCGCAGACTACATGGGAATGCTTGGCACCATTATGAATGGTCTCGCCTTACAAGATGCATGCGAAAAACAAGGGATGTTTACCCGAGTTCTTTCCGCCATCGAAATGAAATCCGTTGCAGAACCTTATATTCGTAGGCGTGCGGTTCGCCATTTAGAAAAAAATCGTGTGATCATTTTTGCCGGTGGAACGGGGAATCCGTACTTTACAACGGATACAACTGCATCCCTTCGGGCTGTGGAAGTAGGATGTGAAGTCATCCTGAAGGCCACAAAAGTGGACGGAGTGTACACTGCGGATCCAAAAAAAGATCCAAATGCAAAACGTTACTTAGAAGTTTCTTTTATGGAGTCCATCAAACACCGCTTAAAGGTTATGGATTCAACTGCTCTTAGTCTCTGTATGGACAATAATATGCCCATTATCGTGTTTGATATTTTTAAAGCAGGAAATTTAAGAAAATTAATCGATGGGGAACCAATTGGTACGCTAATCTCCAATTCAGAGGAAGTGATTTTAGATGGTAGATGA
- the tsf gene encoding translation elongation factor Ts: protein MAVSSEQIKDLRERTGAGMMDCKKALEEKGGDIEKAVTYLREKGLAKAAKRAGRETGEGKVIAYIHGTGKTGVLVELNCETDFVANNEAFEALGKEIALQITAMNPLYVNEESIPQSEIDNEMGVQKALLEKEGKKADQIEKILPGKMKKYFEEICLIHQKSIRDNSKTINDLLQEAIAKFGENITVGRFSRFQVGGN, encoded by the coding sequence ATGGCAGTTAGCTCCGAACAAATTAAAGATCTCCGCGAACGTACAGGCGCGGGGATGATGGACTGCAAAAAAGCCCTCGAAGAAAAGGGTGGCGATATTGAAAAAGCAGTTACATACTTAAGAGAAAAAGGTTTAGCGAAAGCAGCAAAACGTGCTGGTCGTGAAACTGGTGAAGGAAAAGTCATCGCTTACATTCACGGAACAGGAAAAACAGGAGTTCTTGTAGAACTTAACTGTGAAACTGACTTCGTTGCAAACAATGAAGCGTTTGAAGCTCTTGGAAAAGAGATCGCTCTTCAAATCACTGCGATGAACCCACTTTATGTAAACGAGGAATCTATCCCTCAGTCAGAAATTGACAATGAGATGGGTGTGCAAAAAGCTCTTCTTGAAAAAGAAGGTAAAAAAGCAGACCAAATCGAAAAAATCCTTCCTGGTAAAATGAAAAAATACTTTGAAGAGATTTGTCTCATCCACCAAAAATCGATTCGTGACAACTCCAAAACCATCAATGACCTTCTCCAAGAAGCCATTGCGAAGTTTGGAGAGAACATTACTGTTGGTAGGTTCTCGAGGTTCCAAGTAGGTGGGAACTAG
- the rpsB gene encoding 30S ribosomal protein S2 yields the protein MSVISMKSLLEAGVHFGHQTRRWNPKMSPYVYTARNGIHIIDLQKTVQKTKEAYDALKKLTGQGKKVLFVGTKKQARGAIERAAQACSMYYVSNRWLGGLLTNWNTVKKSIARLKRLEQMEENNSFEQEARTKKEALSLKRELEKLRQTLGGIKDMAVVPEILFVIDPKKEEIAVKEAKKLGLKVFAVIDTNCDPEPIDYPIPGNDDAIRAISLFLDTMANAVLEGTGGEVIQTNFAEDMDAEQLALEYQGEYDESGKFIMDDELPPVAKDIPVDADAAKKAEVKVEATEGKE from the coding sequence ATGTCAGTAATTTCCATGAAAAGTCTGCTAGAAGCAGGCGTACACTTCGGTCACCAAACACGTCGTTGGAATCCAAAAATGAGTCCTTATGTTTATACGGCTCGTAACGGAATTCACATCATCGACCTTCAAAAGACTGTTCAAAAAACAAAAGAAGCTTACGATGCTTTGAAAAAACTTACCGGTCAAGGTAAGAAAGTTCTTTTTGTAGGAACTAAAAAACAAGCTCGTGGCGCGATTGAAAGAGCCGCACAAGCGTGCAGCATGTACTACGTATCTAACCGTTGGTTAGGTGGACTTTTGACAAACTGGAACACAGTGAAGAAGTCAATTGCTCGTTTGAAAAGACTAGAGCAAATGGAAGAGAACAACTCTTTCGAACAAGAAGCTAGAACTAAAAAAGAAGCACTTTCACTCAAACGTGAGTTAGAAAAACTCCGCCAAACACTTGGTGGAATTAAGGATATGGCTGTAGTACCTGAGATTCTTTTTGTTATCGATCCAAAAAAAGAAGAAATTGCTGTGAAAGAAGCTAAAAAACTTGGTTTGAAAGTGTTCGCAGTGATTGATACAAACTGTGATCCAGAACCAATCGATTACCCAATTCCAGGTAATGATGATGCGATCCGTGCAATTTCTTTATTCCTCGATACTATGGCAAATGCTGTACTCGAAGGAACAGGTGGAGAAGTCATCCAAACTAATTTTGCTGAAGATATGGACGCAGAACAACTTGCTCTTGAATACCAAGGTGAGTATGATGAGTCTGGAAAATTCATTATGGACGATGAACTTCCTCCAGTGGCAAAAGACATCCCTGTGGATGCTGATGCTGCAAAAAAAGCAGAAGTAAAAGTTGAAGCTACAGAAGGTAAAGAGTAA
- a CDS encoding metallophosphoesterase: MKNKFIRSSAIIFLLILVNSLFVERYLVRYPVYEIESNKIPKSFDGYRIAVLSDLHYGFLVPEFWIEQTLHSINEQNPDLIVGIGDYVKKRNFDQELINVWKLLGILKAKDGEFFVNGNHDHWANHKLALKLLEESGKSARNRIVFINKGNDQIAIAGLGDFWEDHIPIDGILKGSSQKDFKIVLAHNPDSSNSFHSEKVDLFITGHTHGGQVRIPFLNKSPVLPVQDKNFDIGIKKSKYNELVFISAGVGWSIIPVRFYCPVEVPIIVLRSK, from the coding sequence ATGAAAAATAAATTCATTAGATCTTCGGCCATTATTTTCCTTCTGATTTTAGTAAACTCTTTGTTTGTGGAAAGGTATTTGGTTCGATACCCCGTTTACGAAATTGAATCAAATAAAATACCAAAAAGTTTCGATGGTTATCGAATCGCTGTTTTATCGGACTTACATTACGGTTTTTTAGTTCCCGAATTTTGGATTGAACAAACTTTGCATTCTATCAATGAACAAAACCCCGATTTAATTGTAGGCATTGGCGACTATGTTAAAAAAAGAAATTTTGATCAAGAATTGATCAATGTCTGGAAATTGCTTGGAATTTTAAAAGCAAAAGATGGTGAATTTTTTGTTAATGGAAACCACGATCATTGGGCAAATCATAAATTAGCTTTAAAATTATTAGAGGAAAGTGGGAAGTCAGCTCGTAATCGAATTGTATTCATAAATAAGGGTAATGATCAAATCGCCATTGCAGGGTTAGGCGATTTTTGGGAGGATCATATCCCGATTGATGGTATTTTAAAAGGATCAAGCCAAAAAGATTTTAAAATAGTACTGGCTCACAATCCCGATTCTTCAAATTCTTTTCATTCCGAAAAAGTGGATTTATTCATCACGGGGCATACCCATGGCGGACAGGTAAGAATTCCCTTCTTAAACAAATCTCCGGTTTTGCCGGTACAAGATAAAAATTTTGATATTGGTATTAAGAAATCTAAATACAATGAGTTGGTGTTTATTTCGGCGGGTGTAGGGTGGTCAATCATTCCTGTTCGATTTTATTGCCCAGTAGAAGTTCCTATCATCGTTTTACGTTCTAAGTAG
- a CDS encoding class I SAM-dependent methyltransferase produces MNAKEHYANQLGNFYSWMLSDWKTKESEFREFLISKSLAPKKKNLAIDLGAGNGIQTLALSKLGYQVIAVDFNQQLLSELKENAKLENQSIQIVEADILSVSQFRLEHPSLLVCCGDTLLHLSSKEEIEEFLKSCFDCLNQNGDLLLSFRDYSITLEGDSRFIPVKSDSSRILTCILDFEGDRIRVTDQLLEKQNDVWKLSISSYFKVRLLKEECLVILETIGFQIEWVDFYQRMITILAKKK; encoded by the coding sequence ATGAACGCGAAAGAACACTACGCAAATCAATTGGGTAATTTTTATTCTTGGATGCTCAGTGATTGGAAAACAAAAGAATCTGAGTTTCGAGAATTTCTAATATCGAAGTCTCTCGCACCAAAAAAGAAAAATTTGGCGATTGATTTAGGTGCTGGCAATGGGATTCAAACTTTGGCCTTATCAAAATTAGGTTATCAAGTAATTGCCGTTGACTTCAACCAACAACTTTTATCCGAACTAAAAGAAAATGCAAAACTGGAAAACCAATCCATCCAAATTGTGGAGGCAGATATCCTTTCAGTATCTCAATTCAGACTAGAACACCCATCCTTACTGGTCTGCTGCGGAGACACTCTCCTTCATCTTTCTTCCAAAGAAGAAATCGAAGAATTTTTAAAATCTTGTTTTGATTGTTTAAACCAAAACGGAGACCTACTCCTTTCTTTTCGCGATTATTCGATCACTCTAGAAGGGGATTCTCGTTTTATCCCTGTTAAATCTGACTCATCTAGAATCCTTACTTGTATCTTAGATTTTGAAGGAGATAGGATTCGTGTGACAGACCAACTTTTGGAAAAACAAAATGATGTTTGGAAGCTGTCCATAAGTTCTTATTTCAAAGTGCGCTTACTCAAAGAAGAATGTCTAGTGATCTTAGAAACAATTGGATTTCAAATCGAGTGGGTGGATTTTTACCAAAGAATGATTACGATTCTGGCAAAGAAAAAATAA